The Lentisphaerota bacterium genome includes the window CGTATACCTCGCCTGCACCAGCCGGCGGCCCTGCCGCCCCATCTCCCGCCGCTCCTCATCACCCAGCGCCATCGCCTCCCGCAGCGCCTCCGCCAGCGGCTCAACCCCAACCTCCACCCACCACCCGCAACGCGCCGTCACCAACTCCCCCCACGGCGCCCCCTTCGTGCAGATCACCGGCACCCCGCTCGCCAGCGCCTCGGGCACCACCATGCCAAAATTCTCATGGCGCGTCGGCAGCACAAACAGATCAACCGCCCGCATCACCGCCGCCCTCTCGTCCCCGTAAAGCGGCCCGCAGAAAGTCACCCTCGACGCGATTCCCGCGCGTTGTACCATCCGCTCAATAGTCCCCTGATAGCCGTTCTCGTCCGGTCCCGCTATCAGCAGATGCCAATCGTCGAACGCCTCCGCCGCTTCCTTCCAGGCGGCAACCAGCAGGTCCAACCCCTTGAGCGGGTGCAGCCGCGACAGGAACAACGCCACCCGCTTTCCACCGCACTCCGGACACCTTCTGTCCACATCTTCCCGTCTCTTCTCACCCTCAAACGCATCCACCTCCACCCCGTTCGAAATCACCACAATCCTCGGCCCGCCTCCCAGATACCGCTCCACCCCCGCCGCCTCGGCCCCACAGGTGACATGCACCACATCCGCCCGCCGCAAAAAAAACTGGTCCAGTATCCCCGCCAACCGTTTTTTCCAGGCCGAATGACGCAGACGCACCGAATCGAGACACCCTCTCGGCGACATCACCAGCTTCTTTCCGGCTCGCCTTGCGCACCAGCACCCCCACCACACCGGAAACGTCCAGTTGGAGTGAACATGCACCACATCCGCATCCCGCACGAACCGTCCAAGGCCGAGCAACATCTCCCATGAGAAAAACAAAAAATGCGGGTGACTCGGCCTGAACCGCACCACCCGCACCCCTGTCTGCTCCGCCCGCCCCACCGCCTCCGACAGCCGTTCATCCGCCCGCGCGACCGTCGCCAGCACTACCGTGTGCCCCTGCCGCTGCAGATGCCGACACAGCGCCGGCACCGATTCCGCGATCCCGCCACCCGGTGGTAATCCCGCGACAATGTGAAGAATCTCCATGTAATGAACCAGTGTACCAACAAACTAATTGCCTATTCGCTGGTCATAGTTATCGCGACAGGTTCGCCATCTCAGGCACCCGTTTAAAATCTTCAAATGTTACATGTTCGTGGGGCGACATAATATGGAAGAGAAGTGTCGGACCATAGAACGCGGCCCAAGTCGAATAAGTGCTGGGCGGCCCGACGATGTAGTCGCAGCCCGCCAGCGCATAAAGGTCTGCGAGCTCATGTCCGGGCGCCTGCCGGACTGTCAGCCCGCCAAAGGCTCGGATGTCCAGCGGCGCATCGGAAGCCAACAGGAAGCCGACCCGACCGTTGCGCTCGGCCAGATCCGCCATCACCCGTCTGTAGTCTGTGTCGCTGTAGAAGAAGCGCCCGCCGCGAAAAGCGGCGTAATCGGTGCGCCTGACATGAACGCCGATTACTATGTCACAGCGGTCCCTCAGCGGAGCGAGGCTGTCATCAACAGCCTGCCTGAAGCGAGGGCGGGGCCGAAATATTGCTCGGATCAGATCCCCGTGCTCCCGCACGGCTTGATCGTCTCGGAACCGCCAGCCGACCACCACGAGCACTGCGGCGCGCTCGGCTCGTTCCACAGCCGACAGTGAGAGCGGTATCTCGCCTGGAGGGAAGCTTCCGCTGCGAAGCACTGACACGGGCGGCCACTTTGACCGCAGTGTGTCTGGGTGTGCAGACCTGCGCACCAGTAAACCTCGATGCGGCAACCCCTCAAAGTAGGGGCCATACCGGACCAGAGAACCGATTACAACCGTGCGGCCGCGAGCTTCTGCGTGCGCAATCAAATGCGCGGCGGCCAGGAGACGGTTGCACATGCCGGCGCCTTGGCCCGGGTAGAGGATCATGCGCCGAGCCTCCGCTTCACTGCCAACGCGTACCAACTCCGCGCCCAAGCCTGGGCGGCATAAGGTCGAGCCAGCGCTTGCGAGCGAGCGCTCAGGACGGGCAGCTCGTCGGCGCGGCCATGCATCCAGAGCATCGCGTCTACCAAACTCTCGCTTGACCCTGCCTCACAAAGCAGGCCGTTTTCGTATGCTCGCACCAATTCGGCTGTACCCCCGCACGCCCGCGAGGCGATCACCGGCAGGCCGGACGCGCAGGCCTCGCCAAGCGCAACACCCCAAGGCTCGTAGCGGCTCGGCAGAATGAAGACGCCCTGTCCAGCCAGAAAGCCTGGCATCTGCTCAGGCTGGAGAAAGCCGGCGTCGGTCACACCCTCCTCCCTGCACACAGCATCTGCTAGCGGCCCCATCCCGCAGCACGTCAGCGGCCAAGGGCGTGGCACGCGCAGCCGGTAGCACCGGTAAGCCTTGAGAAGAACGTCAACGCCCTTGTCTTCGCAGTAGCGCCCCACAAAGACAAAACGCGCGGGCCAGGGAAGGACAGGCCGCGCCTGAGCCGCCTCTGCAAAGCCGTCGTAGTCAAATCCGTAAAGGCCGCGCTCGATCTGTGCTTCGGCAAAGCCCAAATGCCGCGCATAGGCGGCAGCCCGTTCACCCGGCACACAGACCGCGCAGAACCGTCGAAGATAGCTGCGAAGCACGTACGGCGCAAGACGCTGTCGCCACGTCCCGCGATAGGACAGATCTAACCCCAAAATCTTGGGCGTACTTGACAGTCGCGGTGAGCGCACAACAGCCCGCTGCAGACGCCCGACCCATCCGGTGACCTCAACCAAGTCAGGCCGGAACTCCACAAGCTCGTCCAGCCAAGCCCCTACCCCCGCACAGTCGTCGCGTTCCCGTACCCGGACTCGCAGCCCGTCCAGCCCGTCCTCCCGAAAAGCGTGCTGAGCAGTGCTAGCCCGGCGCGTCTCGATATAGATCCTCTGTTCAACATCCGGTAACTTAGCCAACGCCCGCCAGCAACTGG containing:
- a CDS encoding glycosyltransferase; this encodes MEILHIVAGLPPGGGIAESVPALCRHLQRQGHTVVLATVARADERLSEAVGRAEQTGVRVVRFRPSHPHFLFFSWEMLLGLGRFVRDADVVHVHSNWTFPVWWGCWCARRAGKKLVMSPRGCLDSVRLRHSAWKKRLAGILDQFFLRRADVVHVTCGAEAAGVERYLGGGPRIVVISNGVEVDAFEGEKRREDVDRRCPECGGKRVALFLSRLHPLKGLDLLVAAWKEAAEAFDDWHLLIAGPDENGYQGTIERMVQRAGIASRVTFCGPLYGDERAAVMRAVDLFVLPTRHENFGMVVPEALASGVPVICTKGAPWGELVTARCGWWVEVGVEPLAEALREAMALGDEERREMGRQGRRLVQARYT
- a CDS encoding glycosyltransferase family 4 protein, yielding MSGLRIAFCWTGLTGYMPSCWRALAKLPDVEQRIYIETRRASTAQHAFREDGLDGLRVRVRERDDCAGVGAWLDELVEFRPDLVEVTGWVGRLQRAVVRSPRLSSTPKILGLDLSYRGTWRQRLAPYVLRSYLRRFCAVCVPGERAAAYARHLGFAEAQIERGLYGFDYDGFAEAAQARPVLPWPARFVFVGRYCEDKGVDVLLKAYRCYRLRVPRPWPLTCCGMGPLADAVCREEGVTDAGFLQPEQMPGFLAGQGVFILPSRYEPWGVALGEACASGLPVIASRACGGTAELVRAYENGLLCEAGSSESLVDAMLWMHGRADELPVLSARSQALARPYAAQAWARSWYALAVKRRLGA